Proteins from a genomic interval of Lycium ferocissimum isolate CSIRO_LF1 chromosome 2, AGI_CSIRO_Lferr_CH_V1, whole genome shotgun sequence:
- the LOC132033280 gene encoding protein SRG1-like, with product MALESRKLESSISLQELSKEAIISIPNRYLHNDQEPNSLLLEASLAPDIPTIDLKNLVLEQTGGPEHQRLHLTCKEWGIFQLVNHGVSSLIMEKLNYEIEEFYRLPPEKKMRYKLRAGDFEGYGQTAIHSQDQKGLDWADRFFMITNPIQRRKPHLLPQLPPSLRDTLEAYLLELQKLADILVLSIVKTLKITKEEVEEMFEDGMQSVRMTYYPPCPKPEQVMGFRPHSDATGITILHQVNGVDGLQVKKDGIWIPVHFLPNAFVVNLGDILEIWSNGLYKSTEHRVTVNSIKERISIAMFFNPKFEAEVGPAASITNQDIQPAFRTVTMENYVKDYFSRKQDRKSFLQHMRISQGKTAQ from the exons ATGGCCTTAGagtcaagaaaacttgagagtTCAATAAGTCTTCAAGAGCTTTCAAAAGAAGCCATAATTTCTATCCCAAATCGATACCTTCACAATGATCAAGAACCTAATTCCCTTCTCTTAGAAGCCAGCCTTGCACCAGATATCCCAACAATTGACTTGAAAAATTTAGTCCTTGAGCAAACCGGAGGTCCTGAACATCAGAGGCTGCACTTAACTTGCAAAGAATGGGGAATTTTTCAG TTAGTGAATCATGGAGTCAGCTCTTTAATAATGGAGAAACTCAATTATGAGATTGAGGAATTCTACAGACTTCCGccagaaaagaaaatgagatacAAGCTTAGGGCAGGTGATTTTGAAGGTTATGGCCAAACAGCTATACACTCCCAAGATCAAAAGGGCCTCGATTGGGCTGATAGGTTTTTCATGATAACCAACCCTATTCAGAGAAGAAAACCACATCTTCTTCCACAACTCCCTCCTTCACTTAg GGACACTCTTGAGGCTTATCTCTTGGAGTTGCAAAAACTTGCTGATATTCTTGTATTATCAATAGTAAAAACTCTGAAGATTACtaaagaagaagtagaagaGATGTTCGAGGATGGGATGCAATCAGTGAGGATGACTTACTATCCACCATGCCCAAAACCAGAGCAGGTTATGGGTTTTAGACCTCATTCAGATGCTACTGGAATCACCATCCTTCACCAAGTTAATGGGGTAGATGGCTTACAAGTTAAAAAGGATGGTATCTGGATCCCAGTACACTTCCTTCCTAATGCCTTCGTTGTCAATCTTGGCGACATTCTTGAG ATATGGAGCAATGGTCTTTACAAAAGCACAGAGCACAGGGTAACAGTGAATTCAATTAAAGAGAGGATTTCAATAGCCATGTTCTTTAACCCCAAGTTTGAAGCAGAGGTTGGACCAGCAGCTTCAATAACAAACCAGGACATTCAACCAGCATTCAGGACAGTGACAATGGAAAACTATGTGAAAGATTACTTCTCCCGTAAGCAGGATAGAAAGTCATTCTTGCAGCATATGAGGATTTCACAAGGCAAGACAGCACAATAG